GAAGAAAATGCATTACGAATCAGAGTGTATGGTGAAAAAGGCGGAATCGAATGGTTTCAACATGATCCGAATACTTTAATGGTTAGATGGTTAGATGAACCTGCACAGATTTTAAGAGCTGGTGCTAATTACGGCGCGCATTTATCTTCATTTGCTACTCATAATTGCAGAACTCCTGGCGGACATCCAGAAGGATATTTAGAGGCATTTGCTAATATTTATCGCAATTTTGCCTTGACATTAGGTTGCAAATTAGAAGGAAAAGAACCAACACCTGAAATGTTAGATTTTCCTTCTGTTGATGATGGATTAAGAGGAATGGCTTTTATTGATAACGTGGTGATTTCTGCACAGTCCGATAAAAAATGGACTCCTTACGTTTTATAGTAAATTAGGAATTCATAAAAGTTTAGACAATAATAAAATATGACAACAATACAAGGACCAGCAGTCTTTTTAGCACAGTTTATTGGTGATCAAGCACCATTTAATTCTTTAGATGGAATTTGTAAATGGGCAGCTGATTTAGGTTTTAAAGGCATACAAATGCCAACCTTAGATACTCGTTTTATCGATTTACAGAAAGCTGCAGAAAGTAAAACATATGCAGATGAGTTAACCGGAAAAATGGCCTCTTATGGATTACAAATTACTGAACTATCCACTCATTTACAAGGTCAGTTAGTAGCGGTTCACCCTGCATATGATGATTTTTTTGATGGATTTGCTCCTGCTTCTCTTCGGGGAAATCCAAAAGCAAGACAAGAATGGGCGGTACAACAGTTAAAATATGCTGCAAAAGCCTCTCAAAATTTAGGATTAAATGCTCATGCAACTTTTAGTGGTTCGTTGCTTTGGCAATATTTTCACCCTTGGCCACAGCGTCCACCGGGTTTAATTGAAGAAGGTTTTGCTGAATTAGCAAAAAGATGGACGCCTATTTTGAATGAATTTGACCAAAATGGAGTTGATGTTTGTTATGAAATTCATCCGGGTGAAGATTTATTCGACGGTGAAACATACGAAATGTTTCTGAAAGCAGTTAATAATCATTCAAGAGCTTGTCTTTTATACGATCCTTCACATTTTGTATTGCAGCAATTAGATTACATTCAGTACATTGATTTTTATCATGAACGAATTAAAGCATTTCATGTTAAGGATGCCGAGTTTAATCCAACAGGAAAACAAGGGACATTCGGGGGGTACCAAAGTTGGGCAAATCGTGCCGGAAGGTATCGTTCTCCTGGTGATGGCCAAATTGACTTTAAAACTATTTTTAGCAAATTAGCGCAATACGATTTTAAAGGTTGGGCCGTTATGGAATGGGAATGTTGTATCAAAAATCAGGAAGACGGTGCTCGAGAAGGCGCTGAATTTATAAAAAATCATATCATTAAAGTGACTGAGAAAGCATTTGATGATTTTGCAGCCGTTGAAACGAACAGCCAATTAAACCGAAAAAATTTAGGATTATAAAAATAAAAAAAACATGAAATTTACTTATTTACTTTTAGGTGTCGCGATGATTACTTTATCTTCTTTTGAGAATGATAATTCAAAAGAGAAATACACAAAAAAATCGAACACTGTAGAACAACAATCAGAAGGGGAAAAATTAATCTCAAGAATGGATTGTGTTGGATGTCATAAATTAGACAAAAAATTAATTGGTCCATCCTATTTAGACATTGCCAAAAAATACGATTTGAATGATAAAAATATTAATTATTTATCTGCCAAAATTATTAAAGGCGGATCTGGAGTTTGGGGAAATATTCCAATGGCAGCTCACTCAACATTAAAGAAAGAGGATGCAAAGACAATAGCTAAATATATCTTGTCTCTAAAAAAATAAAAAAAAGACATAGTAAATTACTTTTTTAAAGAGTAGTTAACTATGTTTTTTTAATGTATAACCTATTTTTATTTAATTTACAAATTACACTAAATCATAAATGAAAAAAGAAGAAGAAAATAAAATCACAAACAACCGTCGTGATTTCATAAAAACAGGTGCTTTGGCAGCTGCAGCTTTCATGATTGTTCCTCGTCACGTTTTAGGAAGAGGATTTGTGGCGCCAAGCGATCGTCTATTGATAGCCAGTATTGGTGTAGGTGGAAAAGGAAAATCAGATATTGCTATGTTTGATAAAAGTGGAAAAGCTAATATTGCTTTCCTTTGTGATGTCGACACCAGAAGAGCTGCATCAAGTGTGAATGCTTTCCCTAAAGCCAAATATTACAAAGATTGGCGAGAAATGTTAGATAAAGAGCATAAAAATTTCGATGCTGTTTCAGTATCAACACCGGATCACAATCATGCAATTCAAGCATTGGCAGCTATGCAATTAGGCAAACATGTTTATGTTCAAAAGCCAATGGCTCATGATATTTATGAAGCACGTATTTTGACTCAAGCGGCCAAAAAATATAAAGTGGTAACCCAAATGGGAAATCAAGGTGCCTCAAATGATGGTACTAGAATAATGAAAGAATGGTACGAAGCCGGATTAATAGGCGATGTTCATACAATTCATGCTTGGACTGACAGACCGGTTTGGCCACAAGGAATTCCTTGGTCAGCCAATAAAGCAGATATTCCAAAAGAATTAGATTGGGATTTATGGTTGGGAACTGCTCCTTACAAAGAGTATGTAAACAAATTAGTGCCATTTAACTGGCGCGGTTGGTGGGATTATGGTACTGGTGCATTAGGTGATATGGGATGTCATTTATTGGAAGCTCCTTTTAGTGTTTTGAACCTAAAATATGCCAAAGATGTTCAATGTAGTGTTGGTTCAGTTTATGTAGACGAATTTCAAAGAGGGTATTTTCCTGAGAGTTGTCCGCCTTCAAGCCACGTGACTTTGACTTTTCCAAAAACCGAAAAAACCAATGGTGACGTAACAGTACATTGGATGGACGGTGGTATTCAACCGGAAAGACCATCTGAATTGGGACCTAATGAGATTTTTGGGGACGGTGGAAACGGAACATTATTCACTGGAACAAAAGGGAAAATGATGTGTGATACATATGGCTTAAATCCTAGGTTACTTCCTTTAAGTAAAAATGAAAATCTTAATGTAGCTCAGAAATATGCTAGAGTAAAAGATGGTTCTGAAGGACATTACAAACAATGGATAGAAGCTGCTATGGCAGGTTATGGTAAAAAAGAATTAAGTTCTCCTTTTGAAATTGCAGGTCCTTTAACCGAAGCTTTATTAATGGCTAATCTTGCCATCAGAGGTTATGATGTGATGAGAGAAGAACTTGGTGAAGAAGTCTATCCAGGACGTTCAGCAAAATTATTATGGGATAATGATGCCATGAGAATTACCAATTTTGATGAAGTGAACCAATTTGTGAAACGTGAGTATCGTCAAGGTTGGAAAGCTTTAACCTTATAAGCAGATTTATATTAATTCAAAAAACTAAAAATTAAAAAAATGATTAAAAATATTTGTACTTCATTAATTCTTATGGTAATGATTCAAACTGCAAATGCACAAATAGTACCAAAAGGATTTAAATCAATATTTGATGGACAAACAACAACCGGATGGCATTCTTACGGAAAAAAGACTGCTGGATCAGGTTGGAAAGTTGAAGATGGCGTTTTACATTTTGATCCAACTGCCGCAAAAGACGGTCAAGGGGGAGATCTTGTTACTGATGTTGAATACGAGAATTTTCATTTAAAATTAGAATGGAAAGTGGCTTCAAAATCTAACAGTGGAATTATTTTCTTCGTAAATGAAGATCTGGCAAAATTCAAAAATACCTATGAAACGGGATTAGAAATGCAAGTATTAGATAATGAAGGACATCCTGACGGGAAAATTGAAAAACACAGAGCTGGTGATTTATATGATTTAATCAAAAGTACTTCAGAGCCTGTTAAACCAGTTGGAGAATGGAATTCAGTTGATTTAGTATGCAAATTCGGAAAACTGACGATGTTGCTTAATGGAGTAAAAGTTGTTGAAACTACACTTTGGGATGATAATTTTAAAACGTTGATTGCAGGAAGCAAATTTGCCACTTGGCCAGGTTTTGCTGCTTTCAAAAAGGGTAAAATTGCTTTGCAAGACCACGGAGATAACGTTTGGTTCAGAAATATTATGATTAAAGAATGGAATTCTATGAAAATTACCACAGGATGTGAAGCCGGTATGTAATGGAACAAAAAAAAATAAAACCAAATACCAAAAAACTATAAATTAACCAAAAACCAAAATTAAAAACGAATGAATACTACTACCCGAATTAAATTATCTATCATGATGTTTCTGGAATTTTTTATCTGGGGCGCGTGGTTCGTAACTCTAGGTACTTTTCTGGGAAATAACCTGAGTGCTTCCGGATCTGAAACAGCAGCTGTTTTTTCCACTCAATCTTGGGGTGCAATTATTGCTCCTTTTATTATAGGTCTAATAGCTGACCGTTATTTTAATGCAGAGAAAATTTTAGGTATTCTTCATCTTGTTGGAGCATTTTTGATGTATCAAATGTATCAATCAGAAGAAGTCGGGATGTTTTACACTTACGTTTTGAGTTACATGATTTTATATATGCCAACATTGGCTTTGGTTAATTCAGTTTCATTTAATCAAATGAAAGATCCGGAAAAAGAGTTTGCCAACATTAGAGTTTGGGGAACCATTGGATGGATTTTGGCAGGGTTGTCTATTAGCTTTGTTTTTCATTGGGATTCAGCAGAGGCCGTTTCACAAGGATTATTAAAAAATACTTTTCTTTTATCAGGAATTGCCGCTTTGATTTTAGGACTTTTTAGCTTTTCGTTGCCTAAAACTCCACCAAAAGTTAGTGATGAAAAAATTAAATTAGCAGATATTATTGGTTTGGATGCTTTGAAATTATTAAAAGATAAAAACTTTGCTATCTTTTTTATCTCATCAATTCTTATCTGTATTCCTCTTGCATTCTATTATCAAAATGCGCATCCATTTTTGACAGAAGCTGGTGTTGAAAATCCTACAGGAAAAATGGCTATCGGACAAATATCTGAAGCCTTGTTCTTATTGCTTATTCCAGTGTTTTTTAGTCGTTTTGGATTCAAAAAAACTATTTTGGTTGGTATGTTAGCTTGGGCTATCCGTTACGTTTTATTTGCTTACGGTAATGGTGATGATTTAAGTTTTATGCTGATTATCGGAATCGCTTTACACGGAATTTGTTATGATTTCTTCTTTGTATCCGGTCAAATTTATACGAATTCTAAAGCTGGTGAAAAATATAAAAGTGCTGCTCAAGGTTTAATCACATTGGCTACTTATGGTGTTGGAATGTTGATAGGTTTTGCAGTTGCAGGATGGATTACTGATAATTATAAAACGATTGAAGGCACTACAAACTGGCAAATGGTATGGATTATCCCTGCAGGAATTGCTTTTGCAGTATTTTTAATTTTCGCACTTTTATTTAATGACAAAAATAAAACTCAAGAAGAAGTTCCTGCAGTTTAAAAAAAACAAATAAATGAGTTCTAATTTAAATAGAAGATCTGCAATAAAAGGAATGTTGGCTGCAACTGCCGCTTTAGGTATTCCGTCTGGATTTTCTGCTTTGGCTATGCCAAAAAATGAAACTAAATTACAATTAGGCATGTTAAAAGGAAATATTAATCATTCGGTTGCCAGATGGTGTTTTGATGATTTAGATGTTGAAACACTTTGTATAGAATCTAAAAAAATCGGAATAACCGGAATTGATTTAGTTGGTCCAAAAGATTGGCCAATATTGAAAAAATACGATATGGTTTCTACGATGTGCAACGGTGCAGAAATCAATTTAGTAGATGGTTTTAATGATATTCAATTTCATGAAATATTAATTAAAAACTATACCGAAATGATTCCGTTAGTAGCTAAAGCCGGTTATAAAAACCTAATTTGCTTTAGCGGAAGCAGAAGAGGAAAAACGGATGAAGAAGGATGGAATAATTGCGTAATTGGTTTGCAAAAACTTATTCCACTTGCCGAAAAACACAATGTAACGCTGGTTATGGAATTGCTAAACAGCAAAATTGACCATAAAGATTATCAATGTGACAGAACGCATTGGGGAGTTGAATTAGCAAAACGATTGGGTTCTGAAAATTTTAAGTTGCTTTACGATATTTATCACATGCAAATTGATGAAGGTGATGTAATTAGAAATATTAGAGAAAATCATCAATATATTGCTCATTTTCATACTGCGGGAGTTCCTGGGCGAAATGAAATTGATGAAACTCAAGAACTAAATTATCCGGCAATAATGAAAGCGATTGCCGAAGTAGGTTTTAAAGGATTTGTTGGACAAGAATTTATGCCAAAAAATCCAAACAAACTGGCTTCATTGAAACAAGCAATTACAATTTGTGATATTTAATAATCTTAAAAAAAAAATAGACTCATGATAAAAAGAAGAGAATTTTTAATAAATGCAGGTTTGGCATTAGGCGCATTAGCTATAGCACCAACATTTGCTTTTGATTCAAAGAAAAGAGCCATAGGAATTCAATTATGGACTTTGCGTGATACTTTACCAAAAGATGTAAAAGGGGTTTTGGCTCAAGTTGGAAAAGCTGGGTTTACTGAAGTGGAAACTTTTGGATATTCCGTTGATAAAGGCTTTTTTGGTACTTCAGTTCATGATTTCAAATCAATGTTAGATGATAATGGTTTGAAAGCGACTAGTAATCATTTCGATTTTAATTCGATGATTAAAGATGGTACTACTGATTTTGTAAAATCATACATAGATACTGCCAATCATTTAGGAAGTGAATATGTAACTGTACCATATATTATTTCAGAATTACGCGGAACAACAGGCGATGCATACAAAAAACTGGCTGAACAAATCAATAAAGTGGGTGAACTTTGCCAAGCTGGAGGTTTAAAATTAGCCTATCACAATCATGATTTTGAATTTACAAAATTTGGTGATACAAATGGATATGAGATTCTGTTGAATGAAACCGATAAAAATTTAGTTGATTTTGAAATGGATTTATACTGGGTAGTTCGTTCAGGAAACAATCCTTTGCAATTATTTAATCAACATCCGGGGCGTTTCAAAATGTGGCACGTAAAGGATATGGATAAACTTAACCCAGATTGGAATGCAGAAATTGGTACGGGAACTATAGATTTTAAATCTATTTTTGCCCAAGCTGAACTTGCCGGAATGAAACGTTTCTTTTTGGAACACGAATCAAACTACAAACCAAATCCAATAGAATCTGCAGTGACAAGTTTTAATTACATCAAGAAAAACTTGATCTAAGTTGTTTTTAGATTATTTATAAATATAAAAATTAAGTTTTAATCTTACTTTGACACATCAAGAGATAATTTAATTTTTGACTACATTACAAAAAATGACCGATTTTGATTTTCAATATCGGTCATTTTTATTTTCCACCAGCTTTAAAGCTCTGAGATAATTTATTTAAGCTTCACGCTCAACTCCTCATCATTTTTAATTAGACGATTAATGATAATTTTTCCCTGATCAACGACATTTAGCCTGATTCTATTTTTTTCGCGTTTAAGTTTAATGTCTATAGAGCTATCAAAGACCTTAATACTTTTTAATTCGAAATAATCCCATTTAGCAGGAAGATTTGGACGTAACAGAAAGGAATTAAAGCTTGTAGGTTCTATTCCTAGCAAACCTTCAGTAAAAATTCGGCAGTACAGCGCACTTTCTGCAGATAACTGTGCCATCCCGTTTTCCGGCCAAGCTTCAACGACATATGGAACTCTGAAACCAAGTAAACGGGTTTGGGAATAAGAGCTGAGCCTTTCTAATCCTCTATCCGCTGCACCGGCTTTAAATGCTCCTCTGAAAGCATAGAGCGTACCTCTATCCCAAAATACTTTATTTCCGTTTTCCTCTGGTTTCAATTCGGTGAGAACACCATTTGTAGACCATAACTTATCAAATAAAGCGTTTAATGTACCCGCTTTCCGTTGGTTAATCCCTACTACTAAAGGAAGGCATATCCAGGCTCGTAGTGTTTTATTCTCTTTATAATATTTATAGGTGTCCAGGCCTTCCATTTTCGCTCCGAAATAATGCTCAATTGCCGAAGACATTTTTTTAGAACGTAACTGGTAATCAGCAATCAAAGATGGCGATTTCCCCATAGCCTTTGCCAGCCTGCCAGCCTGAACCAATGCAGCATAATAAAGCGAGGAGGTTGATAAATTTGCTGATCCGCTAGGAAACCTTCCCTCCAGTTCATCACTTTCTGAGGCTACGATGCCGTCAGCAGTGACTCTTTTCCTGCTGTATTCAAGGCACCAATCAATCAATGGCCAGATTTCCTCCGCTTTTTTCCTGTCACCCGAAGCCAGCAAAAAGTGAGTTGCACCATAGGCAATCATGGCTGCATCGCCGCGGTCGTATTCTCCAAATGGAAATTGGACATCTAGTTCAAATGATGCCCAAATCTTACCCCCATCTTTGGGAATGTTTTTTTGAAAAATCCGATAAGCATTCATTGCCGCCTGCATGCCTGTTTGATAGCCAAGATAAGAAAAGAATGGACTACTGTACTCTGCTTGATCATTGGCCCAAATGCCTACATAATAATTACCTCCACCTGGTGAATGAACTAAACCTAAGCGCGATAGAAAAATACTCTCTGCCGCTCTAATTTTGGAAAAGTAAAATAATGTATTGATGGTTTTGTCAGGAGACTTGAATACTAAATTACTAGAAATACTGTCTAGAAATAAGTCACGCTTATGCTCGATGGCTGTTAAAGATCTTTCTGGTTCTGGCTCATCATTCAGTCTCGCGGTAAAGTATATGCCAAAGGTATATTGTTCGCTGGGACCAATATTTATTTCCGGCTTTGCGTCAGTTGTTATTTTTCTTAGATATTGACCATGAAATCCAGTCTCATGCTGAATCAATTCGGTAGCCCCTATCATAATCTTTTGTGACTTTTTCTCTTTATTGATCAGCGTCCATTTCTCTACAAAACAACGCTTGTCCATAGCTGGAAAAAGAGTTCTAATTACTTGGATACCGTCACGCTGTTTGAAATAAAAACTGATTTTTCCCTGAATGGAAATAGAATCCAGAACGCCTGTTTCGAACTTCTTTTCGCCCAATGTAATTACGGGTAAAATATCATCCGTATATTGTGAGCGCAAGTAGGCTCTGTACATAGATTCATTAGATTTACTAAATTTCCTAAGCTGGGGAAAGATTATATCTCTTGTTATTTCAACTTGTTTTGCTTTATTGACTTTATAGCCAATAATGCCTGATACCAGCGAACCGGACATTTCAATATTGTCATCATGGGGCAGCCTGTTCTCTTTTGTGAGATCCCAAGTAATACCTTGATTAGCGTTAGTGTGCCAGAATAGTTCGTTTTGTTGCATCAAATCTTGAGCAAATGACTGATGATAAGTAATTATAAAGAAGAACATGGTCAATAATGACCTAATTTTTAGTAGTTCAGTAGAATTCGGATTGATTGTTTTTGAAGTATTCACTAGGCTTATATTTGTTTAATCAAATATAATTAATTTGCTATTTCCTCAAAACAAAAGCCTGTTTTTATTTTGTCATAATTTTGCCTAATCTATGTTTCAGTTGAATCCTAATATGAGATAATGTTTGTCGTTTGTTTTAAATTTTCACTATCGATAGAATCGGCAGTAAAAAGCTTTGATTATATTAAGAATAACTTAATTTAAATAAAAAAAGGGATACATCATGTATCCCTTTTTTTATTACCACTTCTCTACTCCTAATAATTTTTTCCCCAATTCACTCAACTCAGCAGTTTTGTGTTTGGTTTGTTCCCAATTACGAGGGTCGCCCGGAAATGCATATCCTGTTGGGGCAATGCGGTTTTTCCAAGAGTTGATTCGCCATTCTTTTAATTCTTCATTGTCTTCTTCAGCTGGCATCATTGAGATATACTGAGCCACTCTTACTCTGTCTTTTGTCAAATTTGGACGAATTCCGTGTGGTTGTGAGCTATTAAAAATTAATAAATCACCCGCTTCCATTTTCGGTTTTACGAATTGTCCTTCAAAACCTGTTGTGTCTGGTTGAAAGCGATTTCTATCTTCTGGCTGGGTTAATTTCCAGGTATCATAAGTACGAAACAATTCTGGAATACATTGAAAACCACCCATATTTTCATCATCCGCATCCACTAAGGCTAACACACCTTGTACATTTTGAGGTTTCGTTTCCGGATCGTAATCCCAATGAATAAATCCTTTGAATTCATAATCAGGTCGTACTGGAAAATTAAGATTGACTCTGTCAATAGTTACCCATAATTTCTCTGTTCCCCAAACATCTGCAAAAGCATCATATACTTTTTGCATTTGACGGTTATCCCATTGGTATTGATGGTTGTATAATTCCACCATTCCACTATTGTTTAATTCTTTCATCTGCATTTCTGCCCTTGGCGGTGCGTACCAGGTTTCAGGATTATTGGGGTCTTTTTCTTCAAATTCCCATATGAAATCGGCTAATCTTTTTGCATTTTCTTTTGGAACCGCATTTTTGATTATGATATAGCCATTTTCAATCCAGAAATTCCATTGGTCTTCGGTCAGTTGACGAAGTGGTTCACCATTAGAACGACTATTTAATTTATGTACACTAGATTTTGCAACAGATGGATTTCCAGGAATATCTTTATGTGCATTAGTAGCCATAGTCGTTGTCATTGTAGGAGTCATGGTTTGGTTCTTGTTTTCCATATTGATATGTTTTTAAAATTTCATAATCCAAAAGTAGTAGGATATTACGAGTTGGATTTCAACAGAATTCACCATAATTTGTACTATATTGATATTTACTTTTATATTTGAACAATCAATAGTATATTTATGGAACAATTAAGATAAAAGCGTATGAAAATTGTTTTTGAAGATATCAAACGTATAGCCGGAAGTTCCTTCCGAATTTTAGTGAATCCCAAACTTAATGACTTCTATTATTGGCATTTTCATCCTGAATTTGAATTAACATTTATTGAAGCGCCTCAAGGAACTAGACGTGTAGGAAGTCATGTGGGACAATTTGAGGGTTCTGATTTGGTTTTCATTGGTTCTAATATTCCGCATTTAAATTTTGATTATGGAATAAAAACGGAATATAAAAAGGTAGTCTTACAAATTAAGGAAGATTTTTTTAAAAATGATTTTGTAAACACTCCTGAATTAGCCTCTATTTATCAATTATTTGAAAATTCAAAAAAAGTAATTTGTTTTAACGGAATTACAAAAGAATTAGTTGGTAAGCGATTAAAAGAGATTCATCATTTGCCTAATTTTGAGCAATTTATCGAAGTGTTGTCTTTATTTCAAATGTTGGCTACATCAAATGAAAAGACGTTTTTGCATGAACTTCCTTTTGATGATTTTTACAATAATAAAGAACAAAACCGACTAAAAATTGTCTTTGCATTTATTGAAAACAATTTTCAAAGAAACATAACTATTGATGAAATGGGGCAATTAACACATTTATCCAAAGCAGCTTTTTGTCGGTATTTCAAAAAAATGACTCGATTGACATTTACTGAATTCTTGAATCAGTTCAGAATTGAACAAGCTAAACGCCTTTTGAAGGAAGATAAAAATGTGACCGAAACTTGCTACGAATGTGGTTTTGAAAGCCTTTCTTATTTTAATAGAATTTTTAAAAAAGTCGTTGGACAAAATCCGATACAGTTTAAGAAAAACTAAAAAGAGTACATTTCTTATTGGTTTAAGAAATATACCCTTTCATTTTATTTTTACTCTGTTATATTAAAACTAGCAACGTAAAAATCCTTGTCGATTTCCAGTTTTGGAGTCTCCATTTTAGCTTCAATACGATTCCATTCTGTTGTAGGATTTAGTAATTTTTCTGTTCCATCCAAAGTTATTT
This region of Flavobacterium lacustre genomic DNA includes:
- a CDS encoding AraC family transcriptional regulator; its protein translation is MKIVFEDIKRIAGSSFRILVNPKLNDFYYWHFHPEFELTFIEAPQGTRRVGSHVGQFEGSDLVFIGSNIPHLNFDYGIKTEYKKVVLQIKEDFFKNDFVNTPELASIYQLFENSKKVICFNGITKELVGKRLKEIHHLPNFEQFIEVLSLFQMLATSNEKTFLHELPFDDFYNNKEQNRLKIVFAFIENNFQRNITIDEMGQLTHLSKAAFCRYFKKMTRLTFTEFLNQFRIEQAKRLLKEDKNVTETCYECGFESLSYFNRIFKKVVGQNPIQFKKN